One window of Mediterraneibacter gnavus ATCC 29149 genomic DNA carries:
- a CDS encoding cation-translocating P-type ATPase has product MEITLEKRIPTTRYRPDHQTGLTAQQVQEHRMHGWTNQPVDPPSKTTKEIIQENVFTYFNLIFLVLAVLLCLVGSFRDLTFLPVIVLNTLIGIIQETRAKKVLDNLTMLNAPHAMVIRDGKKSQINAEDLVVDDIVIFEAGNQVCADAEVCAGEVQVNESLLTGESDEITKRKGDQLMSGSFIVSGQCHARLDKVGADSYISRLTLEAKAMQNTEQSEMIRSLDKLVKWVGVAIIPIGIILFIQAFVFQGEGFRSSVTSMIAAVIGMIPEGLYLLASVALAVSSIRLAQKKVLLHDMKCIETLARVNVLCVDKTGTITENTMEVQDVIPTKEYEEGELRPLSELLGDFTAAQSSDNITMEAMKRYFKIASGKKAVAKTGFSSASKYSSVTFEEASYVLGAPEFVLKEQYENYEEAISAHASKGARVLVFGTAKEEPDGKPLKEAVTPLAYVLLANPIRQEAKETFTYFAEQGVEVKVISGDNPLTVSEVAKEAGIAGAERYVDASTLHTEEEMRAAVLNNAVFGRVTPNQKRKFVQILKEEGKTVAMTGDGVNDVLALKDADCSIAMASGSDAAAQASQLVLLESDFSCMPEVVLEGRRVVNNIQRSASLFLVKNIFSFLLSLVSFVFMFTYPLEPSQISLISMFTIGVPAFFLALEPNKNIIKGHFLTNVFLKALPAALTDVLAVGALVIFGRTFGVSSADISTAATMLLSIVGFMILYTISAPMNVLRSVILGGCIVGLLFCSIFLNDLFAITGMTTKCVMLFVVFAIATEPVLRYLTWLIGKLRFYYKRLRGQKEV; this is encoded by the coding sequence ATGGAGATCACACTGGAGAAGCGGATTCCCACCACAAGATACCGACCGGATCATCAGACGGGGCTGACTGCGCAGCAGGTGCAGGAGCATCGGATGCATGGGTGGACCAATCAGCCGGTGGATCCGCCGTCTAAGACTACAAAAGAGATCATTCAGGAAAATGTCTTTACCTATTTTAACCTGATCTTTCTGGTACTGGCAGTTCTGCTTTGCCTGGTCGGTTCCTTTCGAGATCTGACCTTTTTACCTGTAATTGTATTGAATACTCTGATCGGGATCATTCAGGAGACCAGGGCGAAAAAAGTACTGGATAATCTGACGATGCTCAATGCACCTCATGCAATGGTGATACGGGATGGAAAGAAGAGTCAGATCAATGCAGAAGATCTTGTGGTAGATGATATCGTAATCTTCGAAGCCGGAAATCAGGTGTGTGCGGATGCCGAAGTGTGTGCAGGAGAAGTGCAGGTCAATGAGTCGCTTCTGACCGGAGAATCGGATGAGATCACAAAACGAAAAGGCGATCAGCTGATGTCTGGAAGTTTTATTGTATCCGGACAGTGTCATGCAAGGCTTGACAAAGTGGGGGCGGATTCTTATATTTCCAGGCTGACACTGGAAGCAAAAGCTATGCAGAATACAGAACAGTCGGAGATGATCCGTTCTCTGGACAAGCTGGTCAAATGGGTCGGCGTTGCCATTATTCCAATCGGGATTATTTTGTTTATTCAGGCATTTGTATTTCAGGGCGAAGGGTTTCGATCCAGTGTGACGTCCATGATCGCGGCTGTGATCGGAATGATCCCGGAAGGGCTGTATCTGCTTGCCAGTGTGGCGCTTGCAGTAAGTTCGATCCGTCTGGCACAGAAAAAAGTATTGCTGCATGACATGAAGTGTATTGAGACGCTTGCCCGGGTCAATGTACTGTGTGTGGACAAGACCGGAACGATCACGGAAAATACAATGGAAGTGCAGGATGTGATTCCGACCAAGGAATACGAGGAAGGTGAGCTGCGCCCGCTTTCGGAGCTTCTGGGAGATTTTACGGCTGCACAGAGCAGTGATAATATTACCATGGAAGCAATGAAACGGTATTTTAAAATCGCATCCGGGAAGAAGGCTGTGGCAAAGACAGGATTTTCTTCCGCATCCAAGTACAGCAGTGTGACGTTTGAAGAGGCGTCCTATGTGTTGGGAGCACCGGAATTTGTGCTCAAAGAACAGTATGAAAATTATGAGGAAGCAATCAGTGCACATGCGTCCAAAGGAGCCCGCGTTCTGGTATTTGGAACAGCAAAAGAAGAACCGGATGGGAAGCCTTTGAAAGAAGCAGTCACGCCTCTGGCTTATGTACTGTTAGCAAACCCGATCCGTCAGGAGGCGAAAGAGACCTTTACGTATTTTGCGGAGCAGGGTGTGGAGGTGAAAGTTATTTCCGGGGACAATCCCCTGACCGTGTCAGAGGTGGCAAAAGAGGCGGGAATCGCAGGCGCAGAACGATACGTGGATGCGTCCACGCTTCATACGGAAGAGGAGATGCGGGCAGCAGTCCTGAACAATGCAGTATTTGGCCGTGTCACTCCGAACCAGAAGCGGAAATTTGTGCAGATATTGAAGGAAGAAGGAAAGACTGTGGCCATGACCGGAGACGGTGTCAACGATGTGCTGGCCTTAAAAGATGCGGACTGCAGTATCGCTATGGCATCCGGAAGTGATGCAGCGGCACAGGCATCCCAGCTCGTTCTGCTGGAATCGGATTTCTCCTGTATGCCGGAAGTGGTACTGGAGGGAAGAAGAGTCGTCAATAATATTCAGCGGTCAGCCAGTCTGTTCCTTGTAAAAAATATTTTCTCGTTCCTGCTGTCGCTGGTATCCTTTGTATTTATGTTTACCTATCCGCTGGAACCGTCGCAGATTTCACTGATCAGTATGTTTACGATCGGAGTACCGGCATTTTTCCTGGCACTGGAGCCGAATAAGAATATAATCAAAGGGCATTTCCTTACAAACGTATTCTTAAAAGCACTTCCTGCGGCACTGACTGATGTGCTGGCAGTTGGGGCGCTGGTCATATTCGGACGGACATTTGGAGTGAGTTCAGCTGATATTTCCACAGCAGCAACAATGCTGTTATCCATTGTAGGATTTATGATCCTGTACACGATCAGTGCACCTATGAATGTACTGCGCAGTGTGATCCTTGGCGGATGTATCGTGGGACTTCTGTTCTGCAGCATTTTCCTCAATGATCTGTTTGCGATTACAGGGATGACTACGAAGTGCGTGATGCTGTTTGTGGTATTTGCCATTGCGACAGAGCCGGTGCTGCGATATCTGACCTGGCTGATCGGAAAGCTGCGATTCTATTATAAGCGGCTCAGAGGACAGAAAGAAGTGTAG
- a CDS encoding Mur ligase family protein has translation MKLRSRLAITCAKGTSALIKKLNRGSGVTLPGYVARLIDPNILSVMASQIREKTIVTMGTNGKTTTNAILYKALKAEGKTVIINRTGANMLNGIISAFVLATDKHGQLNADYACIEVDEIASVGVLPQLKPDCALLTNISRDQLDRFGEVDITFDKLKTAVTSVPDTTLIINCDDILSYSLAETSGNPFVTYGISEQIFDDISRSEIRESIFCRKCGKKLQYDFFHYGQLGIYHCPNCGWERPDPDFTATQITLKDELYAFDMGDLHLDSTVRTPYNIYNTLAAYTALHTMHAPMAHFKEMAESFDYGNNREEILMINGARVQLHLSKNPIGFQQKISLVLKDPKPKDIIIQINDTYQDGEDVSWLWDVDFQYLADSNAATITTCGTRKHDMGLRLKYEDIDCTSTDDMRSRVEELTENGTKNLYIIVNYSGLYRTNRMLKELAQNTKEQKGEQA, from the coding sequence ATGAAATTAAGAAGCAGACTTGCAATTACATGTGCAAAAGGGACAAGTGCCCTGATCAAAAAATTAAACCGCGGAAGCGGCGTTACCCTCCCCGGATATGTGGCAAGATTGATCGATCCCAATATTTTAAGCGTCATGGCTTCCCAAATCCGGGAGAAGACGATCGTTACCATGGGAACCAACGGGAAAACAACGACCAATGCCATTTTATACAAAGCATTGAAGGCCGAGGGAAAAACCGTGATCATCAACCGCACCGGAGCCAACATGCTCAACGGGATTATTTCGGCATTTGTTCTGGCCACAGACAAGCACGGACAGCTGAATGCGGATTATGCCTGCATTGAGGTCGATGAGATCGCATCTGTGGGAGTTCTCCCTCAGTTAAAACCGGACTGTGCGCTTTTGACAAATATTTCCAGAGATCAGCTGGACCGGTTCGGTGAAGTAGATATTACCTTTGACAAATTGAAAACAGCCGTCACCAGTGTCCCTGATACGACACTGATCATCAACTGCGATGATATTCTTTCCTATTCCCTGGCGGAAACAAGCGGCAATCCGTTTGTGACATACGGGATCAGCGAACAGATTTTTGATGACATCTCCCGCTCTGAGATCCGGGAAAGTATTTTCTGCCGAAAATGCGGAAAGAAACTGCAGTATGATTTCTTCCATTATGGACAGCTTGGAATTTATCACTGCCCGAACTGCGGATGGGAGCGCCCGGATCCTGATTTTACAGCCACACAGATCACGCTCAAAGACGAACTCTACGCCTTCGATATGGGAGATCTGCACCTGGATTCTACGGTACGGACACCTTACAATATTTACAACACCCTTGCTGCCTATACGGCACTGCATACTATGCATGCCCCGATGGCACATTTTAAAGAGATGGCAGAGTCTTTTGACTATGGAAACAACCGGGAAGAAATCCTGATGATCAACGGTGCCAGAGTACAGCTTCACCTGTCCAAAAACCCGATCGGATTCCAGCAGAAGATTTCTCTCGTCTTAAAAGATCCAAAACCAAAGGATATTATCATTCAGATCAATGATACCTACCAGGACGGAGAAGATGTTTCCTGGCTTTGGGATGTCGATTTCCAGTATCTTGCAGACAGCAATGCAGCTACCATCACAACGTGCGGAACCCGCAAGCATGATATGGGGCTTCGTCTCAAATATGAGGACATCGACTGTACTTCAACTGATGATATGCGCTCCCGTGTTGAAGAGCTGACCGAAAACGGAACGAAAAATCTCTACATCATTGTCAACTACTCCGGGCTTTACCGCACAAACCGAATGCTCAAAGAACTGGCGCAAAATACAAAGGAACAGAAAGGAGAACAGGCATGA
- a CDS encoding type 1 glutamine amidotransferase, producing MKLTIGHLYPDLLNLYGDRGNIQCFRKRLNWRGIEAEVIPVLSGDNIDFSKLDIVLLGGGSDREQELVCGYLKEIRKDFKEYVEDNGVVLAVCGGYQLLGKYYKTDKKMIEGLGILDITTEWEPERLIRNIILNSPLFDTPVVGFENHGGRTYIGDHTPFGKVFFGLGNTGKSGYEGVVYKNVIATYLHGPLLPKNPQVCDYLLERALKRKYGEEITLAPLSDDLEKKANRYIVDRYSDKKYVLKETIKRHT from the coding sequence ATGAAACTGACGATTGGACACTTATACCCCGACCTGTTGAATCTGTACGGAGACCGCGGAAATATCCAGTGTTTCCGAAAACGTCTCAACTGGCGCGGAATCGAGGCAGAAGTCATTCCCGTACTCTCCGGAGATAACATTGACTTTTCCAAATTGGATATCGTACTTCTGGGCGGAGGTTCTGACAGAGAACAAGAGCTCGTCTGCGGATATCTAAAAGAGATTCGCAAGGATTTCAAAGAATATGTAGAGGATAACGGCGTTGTGCTTGCCGTCTGCGGCGGCTATCAGCTGCTCGGCAAATATTATAAAACCGATAAAAAGATGATCGAAGGTCTTGGCATTCTGGATATCACGACCGAATGGGAACCGGAGCGTCTCATCCGCAACATTATCCTGAACAGTCCGCTGTTTGACACTCCTGTTGTAGGATTTGAAAACCATGGAGGCCGCACTTATATCGGAGATCACACTCCATTTGGAAAAGTATTTTTCGGACTGGGAAATACCGGAAAATCCGGTTATGAAGGCGTTGTATACAAGAATGTAATCGCAACCTACCTGCACGGACCTCTTCTTCCGAAGAATCCGCAGGTTTGTGACTATCTGTTAGAGCGGGCGCTGAAGCGCAAATACGGTGAAGAAATAACCCTCGCTCCACTTTCCGACGATCTGGAGAAAAAAGCAAACCGTTATATTGTAGACCGCTACAGTGATAAAAAATATGTATTAAAAGAGACGATCAAACGTCACACCTGA
- a CDS encoding cation-translocating P-type ATPase, translated as MNVKNYYQFSAEEVKQDINGKQEPLTAAEVKAHQEKFGPNELVEGKKKTTLQIFLEQYKDFLVIILIAAAIVSGFLGDAESAIVILIVITINAILGTVQTVKAEQSLASLKKLSGPEAKVLRDGSVVPIPSAEVTVGDIVMLDAGDYIPADGRLLESASLKVDESALTGESLGVEKMTDAIEGEVPLGDRTNMVYSGSFVTYGRGSFVVTGIGMETEVGKIASLLKTTSEKKTPLQVNLDQFGQKLSIIILVFCGILFGINVFRGGNIGDAFLFAVALAVAAIPEALSSIVTIVLSFGTQKMAKEHAIIRKLQAVEGLGSVSIICSDKTGTLTQNKMTVEQYYVNETVIPADKIDVKDSEQEKLMYFSILCNDSTNVDGVEIGDPTETALINLGSKLGLDIQKIRGEYPRESENPFDSDRKLMSTKHTIDETPIMVVKGAVDVIMGRTASIQCGDEVRAITPEDIEKIEAQNQSFSREGLRVLGFAYKAVSAEEELSLEDENNLTFLGLIAMMDPPREESMAAVAECKRAGIRPIMITGDHKVTAAAIAKRIGILEDESEACEGAVIDSMSDEELKNFVEGISVYARVSPEHKIRIVRAWQEKGNIVAMTGDGVNDAPALKQADIGVAMGITGSEVSKDAASMVLTDDNFATIVKAVENGRNVYQNIKNSIQFLLSGNFGAILAVLYASIAGLPVPFAPVHLLFINLLTDSLPAIALGLEPHSKKVMDEKPRPMNESILTKDFLTKIGTEGLCIGITTMIGFMIGLTGEGGNAVLASTMAFGTLCTARLVHGFNCKSDYPVIFSKRFWNNIYLIGAFLLGLVLITCVMTIPALDEVFKVQTLTFTQLLIVYGLALVNLPIIQLMKKIKLMFRKNK; from the coding sequence ATGAATGTGAAAAACTATTATCAGTTTTCTGCAGAAGAAGTCAAACAGGATATTAATGGAAAACAAGAGCCGTTGACAGCTGCGGAAGTAAAAGCACATCAGGAGAAGTTCGGACCAAACGAACTGGTAGAAGGGAAGAAAAAGACCACACTTCAGATCTTTCTGGAGCAATACAAAGATTTCCTTGTGATCATTTTGATCGCTGCAGCGATCGTCTCCGGATTTTTAGGAGATGCGGAGAGTGCCATTGTTATCCTGATCGTAATCACGATCAATGCGATTCTTGGTACGGTACAGACCGTGAAGGCAGAGCAGTCGCTGGCCAGTCTGAAAAAGCTCTCCGGACCGGAGGCAAAAGTATTGCGTGACGGAAGTGTTGTTCCGATTCCATCTGCAGAAGTAACAGTCGGAGATATCGTTATGCTGGATGCGGGAGATTATATTCCTGCAGACGGACGTCTTTTGGAGAGCGCCAGTCTGAAAGTAGACGAGAGTGCTCTGACAGGAGAAAGTCTTGGTGTAGAAAAAATGACAGATGCCATTGAAGGCGAGGTTCCGCTTGGAGACCGTACGAATATGGTATATTCCGGAAGCTTTGTCACATACGGAAGAGGTTCCTTTGTAGTAACCGGTATTGGTATGGAGACTGAGGTCGGTAAGATCGCAAGTCTGTTAAAGACCACATCTGAAAAGAAAACGCCACTGCAGGTGAATCTGGATCAGTTCGGACAGAAACTTTCCATCATCATTCTGGTGTTCTGTGGTATTTTATTTGGAATCAATGTATTCCGCGGTGGTAATATCGGAGATGCGTTCCTGTTTGCAGTTGCACTTGCAGTTGCAGCGATTCCGGAGGCACTTAGTTCTATCGTAACAATCGTACTTTCTTTCGGTACACAGAAGATGGCAAAAGAACATGCGATTATCCGAAAACTGCAGGCAGTGGAAGGTCTGGGAAGTGTTTCTATTATCTGTTCTGATAAAACAGGTACCCTGACTCAGAATAAGATGACAGTCGAGCAGTATTATGTCAATGAAACAGTGATTCCTGCAGATAAGATCGATGTGAAAGATTCTGAGCAGGAAAAACTGATGTATTTCAGTATTTTGTGTAATGATTCTACGAACGTAGATGGTGTGGAGATCGGAGATCCGACAGAGACAGCCCTGATCAATCTGGGAAGCAAGCTTGGTCTGGATATTCAGAAGATCCGTGGAGAATATCCGCGTGAGAGCGAAAATCCATTTGACAGTGACAGAAAACTGATGTCTACCAAGCACACGATTGATGAGACACCGATCATGGTTGTCAAAGGTGCGGTTGATGTCATTATGGGACGTACAGCAAGCATCCAGTGTGGAGATGAAGTGCGTGCCATTACTCCGGAAGATATTGAGAAAATCGAAGCACAGAATCAGAGCTTTTCAAGAGAAGGGCTTCGTGTTCTCGGATTCGCCTACAAGGCAGTATCTGCGGAAGAAGAGTTGTCTCTGGAAGATGAAAACAATCTGACATTCCTTGGTCTGATCGCTATGATGGATCCGCCGAGAGAGGAATCTATGGCAGCGGTTGCGGAATGTAAGAGAGCGGGTATTCGTCCGATCATGATCACAGGTGACCATAAAGTGACAGCGGCAGCGATTGCAAAACGAATCGGAATTCTGGAAGATGAATCAGAAGCATGTGAAGGTGCAGTGATCGATTCGATGTCCGATGAGGAACTGAAAAACTTTGTAGAAGGTATTTCTGTTTACGCACGTGTTTCACCGGAGCATAAGATCCGTATCGTACGTGCATGGCAGGAAAAAGGAAATATCGTAGCCATGACAGGAGACGGTGTCAATGATGCACCGGCACTCAAACAGGCAGATATCGGAGTTGCTATGGGTATCACAGGAAGTGAAGTATCAAAGGATGCTGCTTCTATGGTACTGACAGATGATAACTTTGCAACAATCGTCAAAGCAGTAGAGAACGGAAGAAATGTTTACCAGAACATTAAGAATTCCATTCAGTTCCTGCTCTCCGGTAACTTCGGAGCAATCCTGGCAGTATTATATGCATCTATCGCAGGACTTCCGGTTCCATTTGCACCGGTACATCTGTTGTTCATCAATCTTTTGACAGACAGTCTTCCGGCTATTGCCCTTGGACTGGAGCCGCATTCGAAAAAGGTAATGGATGAAAAACCGAGACCGATGAATGAATCAATCCTGACAAAAGATTTCCTGACAAAGATCGGAACAGAAGGTCTTTGCATCGGAATCACGACAATGATCGGATTTATGATCGGTCTGACGGGAGAAGGCGGAAACGCAGTACTTGCCAGCACAATGGCATTTGGAACATTGTGTACAGCAAGGCTGGTACACGGATTTAACTGTAAGTCTGATTATCCGGTAATTTTCTCCAAGAGATTCTGGAACAATATTTATCTGATCGGAGCATTCCTGCTTGGTCTGGTATTGATCACTTGTGTAATGACGATTCCGGCACTGGATGAAGTCTTCAAAGTACAGACACTGACCTTTACACAGTTGCTGATCGTATATGGTCTGGCACTTGTAAATCTTCCGATCATTCAGCTGATGAAAAAAATCAAACTGATGTTCAGAAAAAATAAATAA
- the sdaAA gene encoding L-serine ammonia-lyase, iron-sulfur-dependent, subunit alpha: protein MAFHSLEEIQKSCREKNVLFWRAVLLEDMADRSVTETESMQSMQQMWTAMKSASEQYDRTQVSASGLVGKMGAQMEEYRQSKEPLCGPFVSKVIARALEMGESNACMKRIVAAPTAGACGVLPAVLVPLYEEERVSEDEVIHALYTAAGIGQVIASRAFIAGAAGGCQAEIGAASAMAAGALVFLQGGDEEQISHGAAMALKNLLGLVCDPVAGLVEVPCVKRNVIGAVNALSSADMALAGITSRIPPDQVIDAMKEVGESMHVSLRETGEGGVANTPEARKIKEKLGM from the coding sequence ATGGCATTTCATTCATTAGAGGAGATTCAAAAATCCTGCCGGGAGAAGAACGTTTTGTTTTGGAGAGCGGTCCTTTTAGAAGATATGGCAGATCGATCTGTGACAGAGACGGAGTCAATGCAGTCGATGCAGCAGATGTGGACAGCGATGAAATCAGCGAGTGAGCAGTATGACAGGACACAGGTCTCTGCCAGCGGACTGGTCGGAAAGATGGGGGCGCAGATGGAGGAATACCGTCAGAGTAAAGAGCCGCTGTGCGGTCCATTTGTCTCAAAGGTGATCGCAAGAGCATTGGAGATGGGAGAATCCAATGCCTGTATGAAGCGGATCGTGGCAGCACCGACAGCAGGTGCATGCGGGGTGCTGCCGGCTGTACTGGTTCCCCTTTATGAAGAAGAACGGGTATCGGAAGATGAGGTGATCCATGCATTGTATACCGCGGCCGGTATCGGCCAGGTGATCGCATCCCGTGCATTTATTGCCGGAGCGGCAGGTGGATGTCAGGCGGAGATTGGAGCGGCATCTGCAATGGCAGCAGGCGCACTCGTGTTTTTACAGGGTGGAGATGAAGAGCAGATCTCACATGGAGCGGCCATGGCGCTGAAAAATCTGTTGGGACTGGTGTGTGATCCGGTAGCCGGTCTTGTGGAAGTACCCTGTGTAAAGAGAAATGTGATCGGAGCTGTCAATGCTTTATCATCTGCGGATATGGCACTGGCGGGAATTACCAGCAGGATTCCGCCGGATCAGGTGATCGATGCGATGAAGGAGGTCGGAGAGAGTATGCACGTCTCTCTGCGTGAGACAGGAGAAGGCGGAGTTGCCAATACGCCGGAAGCGCGGAAAATCAAGGAAAAACTGGGAATGTAG
- the sdaAB gene encoding L-serine ammonia-lyase, iron-sulfur-dependent subunit beta: MNIFDILGPVMVGPSSSHTAGAARIGYITRKLLGSQPKKARIGLSGSFAATGRGHGTDRALVAGLLGMKPDDMRIPDSFSVAKQEGLEFEIYNTQIKEAHPNTALLDVEGVDGKTIVVQASSLGGGRIMLNELDEITVNCTGACPTLIIRNEDSPGQVAEVTSVLYGKKVNIATLQLHRDKRGGYAVMVIETDQPVEPDTIRDLERLNGISKVTYIETEGV; the protein is encoded by the coding sequence ATGAATATATTTGATATTCTCGGACCGGTTATGGTAGGACCATCCAGTTCCCATACTGCGGGAGCAGCAAGGATCGGCTATATTACAAGAAAGCTGCTGGGGAGCCAACCGAAAAAAGCAAGGATCGGATTGAGCGGTTCTTTTGCGGCAACAGGGAGAGGACACGGAACAGATCGTGCTCTGGTAGCAGGACTTTTGGGGATGAAACCAGATGATATGCGGATTCCGGATAGTTTTTCTGTTGCAAAACAGGAAGGACTGGAGTTTGAAATATACAATACACAGATTAAAGAAGCGCATCCAAATACAGCGCTTTTGGATGTAGAAGGAGTTGACGGAAAGACGATCGTGGTGCAGGCATCATCTCTTGGCGGCGGGAGAATTATGCTCAATGAACTGGATGAAATCACCGTAAACTGTACAGGCGCCTGTCCGACATTGATCATAAGAAACGAAGATAGCCCGGGACAAGTGGCAGAGGTGACTTCTGTATTATATGGAAAGAAAGTCAATATTGCCACACTTCAGCTTCACAGGGACAAGCGGGGCGGTTATGCGGTTATGGTGATTGAAACGGATCAGCCTGTAGAACCGGACACGATTCGGGATCTGGAACGTTTAAACGGTATCAGCAAAGTGACTTACATTGAGACAGAGGGGGTATAG
- a CDS encoding PadR family transcriptional regulator, translating into MAREQFQTLTEPMYYILIALSEECCGVDIMEKVQKISGGRVKVGPGTLYTMLSKFEENQIIFRTKEEGRRKSYVITEHGRKLLQEEHERLCIMLADWNGYFDKNLLYYNNRQEKKENER; encoded by the coding sequence ATGGCAAGAGAGCAGTTTCAGACACTGACAGAGCCGATGTATTATATTTTGATCGCGTTATCCGAAGAATGCTGTGGAGTGGACATTATGGAAAAGGTGCAAAAAATTTCCGGCGGAAGAGTGAAGGTTGGTCCGGGAACGCTGTATACAATGCTGTCTAAATTTGAGGAAAATCAGATTATTTTCAGGACAAAAGAAGAAGGAAGAAGAAAGTCTTATGTGATCACAGAACATGGAAGAAAATTGCTGCAGGAAGAGCACGAAAGATTATGTATCATGCTGGCAGATTGGAATGGATATTTTGACAAAAACTTGCTATACTACAATAATAGACAAGAGAAGAAGGAGAACGAAAGATGA